The proteins below are encoded in one region of Streptomyces roseirectus:
- a CDS encoding helix-turn-helix transcriptional regulator, with the protein MDEERRTGLSGPTPGADRRTAPGGTSGEPSAEADPRARVRAEPAAGLDRRAELSEFLRTRRARLQPEDVGLSGFGRQRRVPGLRREELAQLAGVSVAYYTRLEQGNGRNVSAEILDSIARALRLTDAEHAHLTHLAKPKQHKKKASARAQSVRAPLRQLLDAMDGVPAYILGRRTEILAWNRSASAVFGDWSALPPAERNWARLVFLDPAYQRLFVPWDQKASDIVAILRWEAGCYPDDPRLAALVGELSVKSEEFRRLWATHDVKEKSHGIKHLAHPLVGELSLFWEGFRLAADGEQTLITYHAEPDSTSADALRLLASWGADATRVETPEHP; encoded by the coding sequence ATGGACGAGGAGAGGCGGACGGGACTCAGTGGGCCGACGCCGGGAGCGGACCGGCGGACGGCGCCCGGCGGGACGTCGGGCGAGCCCTCGGCCGAAGCGGACCCGCGTGCGAGAGTGCGCGCCGAGCCCGCGGCCGGGCTGGACCGGCGTGCCGAGCTGAGCGAGTTCCTGCGTACCCGGCGGGCCCGGCTGCAGCCGGAGGACGTCGGACTGTCCGGGTTCGGCCGACAGCGCCGCGTGCCCGGTCTGCGCCGGGAGGAGCTGGCGCAGCTCGCGGGCGTCTCCGTCGCGTACTACACGCGCCTCGAACAGGGCAACGGCCGCAACGTCTCGGCGGAGATCCTGGACTCCATCGCCCGCGCGCTGCGCCTCACGGACGCCGAGCACGCCCACCTGACGCACCTCGCGAAGCCGAAGCAGCACAAGAAGAAGGCGAGCGCCCGCGCGCAGTCGGTCCGCGCGCCCCTGCGCCAGCTGCTCGACGCCATGGACGGCGTCCCCGCGTACATCCTCGGCCGGCGCACCGAGATCCTTGCCTGGAACCGGTCCGCGTCAGCCGTCTTCGGCGACTGGTCCGCCCTCCCGCCCGCCGAGCGCAACTGGGCCCGCCTGGTCTTCCTCGACCCCGCCTACCAGCGTCTCTTCGTCCCCTGGGACCAGAAGGCCAGCGACATCGTCGCCATCCTCCGCTGGGAGGCCGGCTGCTACCCCGACGACCCCCGCCTCGCCGCCCTCGTCGGTGAACTCTCCGTCAAGAGCGAGGAGTTCCGCCGCCTGTGGGCCACCCACGACGTCAAGGAAAAGAGCCACGGCATCAAACACCTCGCCCACCCTCTGGTCGGCGAACTCTCCCTCTTCTGGGAGGGATTCCGCCTGGCAGCCGACGGCGAACAGACCCTCATCACCTACCACGCCGAACCCGACTCGACGAGCGCGGACGCACTACGCCTGCTGGCGAGCTGGGGAGCGGACGCGACGCGGGTGGAAACCCCGGAACACCCCTGA
- a CDS encoding ABC transporter substrate-binding protein → MRTSKPTAALTTPLVATLIGGILLTGCSTDSDTTAATQTPGTVNKVAGAQEGPASAPAALADGMGSNVATDGTFPRTVKHFEGATTLKAQPKRIAVLSTGQLDDLLTLGLVPTASTRAQNAGLVPDYLNDAFPQYKSALKAMTDAGTRQAPNLESLATAKPDLILVNKSLADLYPKLTKIAPTVVTAGQGINWKRDLLLVGDATGKGQAARKLLTALAADARTKGSGVKAKGSPTVSMIRFTPDRTRMFGVSSFTGSLAVDMGLARPASQRFKAISQDISSEKIDTADGDWIFYSVQGDPAKTDAASTTAGPLWKGMKAVKAGHAVRVDDDPWYLNAGPTAARLVIDELAEHLTK, encoded by the coding sequence GTGCGCACGTCCAAGCCGACCGCAGCCCTGACCACCCCCCTGGTCGCCACCCTGATCGGAGGCATCCTCCTCACCGGCTGCTCGACCGACTCGGACACCACCGCCGCCACCCAGACCCCCGGCACGGTGAACAAGGTCGCCGGCGCCCAGGAGGGCCCCGCATCGGCCCCCGCCGCCCTCGCCGACGGCATGGGCTCGAACGTCGCCACGGACGGCACCTTCCCCCGCACGGTCAAGCACTTCGAGGGCGCCACCACCCTCAAGGCCCAGCCGAAGCGCATCGCCGTCCTGAGCACGGGCCAGCTCGACGACCTCCTCACCCTCGGCCTCGTCCCCACCGCCTCGACCCGCGCCCAGAACGCGGGCCTGGTCCCGGACTACCTGAACGACGCGTTCCCGCAGTACAAGAGCGCGCTGAAGGCGATGACGGACGCGGGCACCCGCCAGGCCCCGAACCTGGAGTCCCTGGCGACGGCGAAGCCGGACCTGATCCTGGTCAACAAGTCCCTCGCGGACCTCTACCCCAAGCTCACGAAGATCGCCCCCACGGTCGTCACCGCAGGTCAGGGCATCAACTGGAAGCGGGATCTGCTGCTCGTCGGCGACGCGACCGGCAAGGGCCAGGCCGCCCGGAAGCTGCTCACCGCCCTCGCCGCCGACGCCAGGACCAAGGGATCCGGCGTCAAGGCGAAGGGCTCCCCCACCGTCTCCATGATCCGCTTCACCCCCGACCGCACCCGCATGTTCGGCGTCTCCTCCTTCACCGGCTCCCTCGCCGTCGACATGGGCCTCGCCCGCCCCGCGTCGCAGCGGTTCAAGGCCATCTCGCAGGACATCAGCAGCGAGAAGATCGACACGGCGGACGGCGACTGGATCTTCTACTCCGTCCAGGGCGACCCCGCGAAGACGGACGCCGCGAGCACGACCGCGGGCCCGCTCTGGAAGGGCATGAAGGCCGTCAAGGCGGGTCACGCGGTGCGGGTCGACGACGACCCCTGGTACCTGAACGCCGGTCCCACGGCCGCCCGCCTCGTCATCGACGAACTCGCGGAGCACCTGACCAAGTGA
- a CDS encoding FecCD family ABC transporter permease: MTRRLIVWPAAALGVAAAVVLSLAVGTRAVPPSAVLDALLRDGGSPDALVVRSLRLPRTEIGLTAGAALGLAGAALQAVTRNPLADPGVLGLSQGAAAGVVVAIAFGLADGFGGYVWFAFAGAVVAACLVYAVASRGRGGASPVKLALAGTALAAMTAGGTTVVLTSSSATLDQFRFWQVGALSGRDADSVVRMLPFLLVGAVLVTVCAPGLDALALGDDTARALGHRVHLVRGSAALGATLLTAAAVAAAGPIVFVGLVVPHVARRLVKGGHRTLLPLSALLGATLLVLADTAGRVIRPPAEVPAGVMTAVVGVPVLVGLVRRKKEIA; this comes from the coding sequence GTGACCCGGCGCCTGATCGTCTGGCCGGCGGCCGCCCTCGGGGTGGCCGCCGCCGTCGTGCTCAGCCTCGCGGTGGGGACGCGCGCGGTGCCGCCGTCCGCCGTCCTCGACGCGCTGCTGCGCGACGGCGGCTCGCCGGACGCCCTGGTCGTGCGGTCCCTGCGGCTGCCGCGCACCGAGATCGGGCTGACGGCGGGTGCCGCGCTCGGCCTCGCGGGGGCGGCGCTCCAGGCGGTCACCCGCAACCCCCTCGCCGACCCCGGCGTCCTCGGGCTGAGCCAGGGCGCGGCGGCGGGCGTCGTCGTCGCGATCGCGTTCGGCCTCGCGGACGGGTTCGGCGGCTACGTCTGGTTCGCGTTCGCCGGGGCGGTCGTCGCCGCGTGCCTGGTGTACGCGGTCGCCTCGCGCGGCCGGGGCGGGGCCTCGCCGGTCAAACTCGCCCTCGCGGGGACGGCGCTCGCCGCGATGACGGCGGGCGGGACGACCGTCGTCCTCACGTCGTCGTCCGCGACGCTCGACCAGTTCCGGTTCTGGCAGGTCGGCGCGCTCAGCGGGCGTGACGCCGACAGCGTCGTCCGGATGCTGCCGTTCCTGCTGGTCGGGGCGGTGCTGGTGACGGTGTGCGCGCCGGGGCTCGACGCGTTGGCCCTCGGCGACGACACGGCCCGCGCGCTCGGACACCGCGTCCACCTCGTACGGGGCTCGGCGGCGCTCGGGGCGACCCTGCTGACGGCCGCCGCCGTGGCCGCCGCCGGGCCGATCGTGTTCGTCGGCCTGGTCGTCCCCCACGTCGCCCGCCGCCTGGTCAAGGGCGGTCACCGCACCCTGCTGCCGCTGTCCGCCCTGCTGGGGGCGACGCTCCTGGTCCTCGCGGACACCGCCGGACGGGTGATCCGCCCACCCGCCGAGGTACCGGCCGGGGTGATGACGGCGGTGGTGGGGGTGCCGGTGCTGGTGGGACTGGTGCGGCGGAAGAAGGAGATCGCGTGA
- a CDS encoding FecCD family ABC transporter permease, with product MAVGLLVLLAGVMLASACLGQTVVSPAEVWATLRGTPGPYDLVVGELRVPRIVLGALVGVALGVAGALVQTVTRNPLASPDVIGVGHGAAAATVGALATGLVSAPSALPVVSVGGGLAAAALVYALAWRNGLQPNRFVLTGVGIGVALSAVVQMYLADTELDAAEQLKLWLTGSLNGRGWEQAGPLGAVLVLALPALVWASRAVRPLGLDPETASGLGVRVDRVRLGLTVLGVVLAAAATGAAGPIGFLALTSPQLARRLTRTPHLPLVASGLTGAVVLVAADLVARTLVPPLEIPVGALTALVGGPYLLWLLGRRP from the coding sequence GTGGCCGTCGGCCTTCTCGTGCTGCTGGCCGGGGTGATGCTGGCCTCGGCCTGTCTGGGGCAGACCGTGGTGTCGCCGGCGGAGGTGTGGGCGACCCTGAGGGGGACGCCGGGGCCGTACGACCTGGTCGTAGGGGAGCTACGGGTGCCCCGGATCGTGCTGGGGGCGTTGGTGGGGGTGGCCCTGGGGGTGGCGGGGGCGTTGGTCCAGACGGTGACGCGCAATCCGCTGGCCAGCCCGGATGTGATCGGCGTCGGGCACGGGGCGGCCGCGGCGACGGTCGGCGCGCTGGCGACGGGCCTCGTGTCGGCGCCGTCCGCGCTGCCGGTCGTCTCCGTCGGCGGCGGACTCGCGGCGGCGGCTCTCGTGTACGCGCTGGCCTGGCGCAACGGGCTCCAGCCGAATCGGTTCGTGCTGACCGGCGTCGGCATCGGGGTGGCCCTCTCCGCCGTCGTCCAGATGTATCTCGCCGATACCGAGCTGGACGCCGCCGAGCAGCTGAAGCTGTGGCTGACGGGGAGCCTGAACGGGCGTGGCTGGGAGCAGGCGGGCCCGCTGGGCGCCGTCCTCGTGCTGGCGCTCCCGGCGCTGGTGTGGGCGAGCCGGGCGGTGCGTCCCCTGGGGCTGGACCCCGAGACGGCCTCGGGGTTGGGCGTCAGGGTCGACCGGGTGCGGCTGGGGCTGACGGTACTAGGGGTCGTACTGGCCGCCGCCGCGACCGGCGCCGCCGGACCGATCGGGTTCCTGGCGCTGACGTCACCCCAGTTGGCGCGGCGCCTGACCCGTACCCCGCACCTCCCGCTCGTCGCGTCCGGGCTGACCGGGGCGGTCGTCCTCGTGGCGGCGGACCTGGTCGCGCGGACGCTGGTGCCGCCGCTGGAGATCCCGGTGGGCGCGCTGACGGCGCTGGTCGGGGGTCCGTACCTGCTGTGGCTGCTGGGGAGACGACCATGA
- a CDS encoding NAD(P)-dependent alcohol dehydrogenase, which produces MTTVAAYAAPAAKAPLERTTIERRPVGEFDVLIDIKFAGICHSDIHQAQEGWGTAIFPMVPGHEIAGIVSEVGSGVTKHKVGDRVGVGCMVDSCRECDNCKAGIEQHCTRGNVGTYNAIGKDGEPTYGGYSEKVVVDENFVVRIPDGLALDVAAPLLCAGITTYSPLKHWGAGPGKNVAVIGLGGLGHMAVKIADALGAEVTVLSQTLSKRDDGLKLGADHYYATSDADTFKQLAGTFDLIVSTVSAPLDFGAYLSLLKTGGALVNVGAPEEPIALNLFSLIGGNKTLAGSMIGGIAETQEMLDFCAEHGLGAEIELISASEINEAYERVLNSDVRYRFVIDTATI; this is translated from the coding sequence ATGACCACCGTCGCCGCGTACGCCGCACCCGCCGCCAAGGCCCCGCTGGAGCGCACCACCATCGAGCGCCGCCCGGTCGGCGAGTTCGACGTACTGATCGACATCAAGTTCGCCGGAATCTGCCACTCCGACATCCACCAGGCCCAGGAGGGCTGGGGCACCGCCATCTTCCCGATGGTCCCGGGCCACGAGATCGCCGGCATCGTCTCCGAGGTCGGCTCCGGCGTCACGAAGCACAAGGTCGGCGACCGGGTCGGCGTCGGCTGCATGGTCGACTCGTGCCGCGAGTGCGACAACTGCAAGGCCGGCATCGAGCAGCACTGCACGCGGGGCAACGTCGGCACGTACAACGCCATCGGCAAGGACGGCGAGCCCACCTACGGCGGCTACTCCGAGAAGGTCGTCGTCGACGAGAACTTCGTCGTCCGCATCCCCGACGGCCTCGCGCTCGACGTCGCCGCGCCCCTGCTGTGCGCCGGCATCACCACCTACTCCCCGCTCAAGCACTGGGGCGCGGGCCCCGGCAAGAACGTCGCCGTCATCGGCCTCGGCGGGCTCGGCCACATGGCCGTCAAGATCGCCGACGCGCTCGGCGCGGAGGTCACCGTCCTCTCGCAGACCCTCAGCAAGCGGGACGACGGCCTCAAGCTCGGCGCGGACCACTACTACGCGACCAGCGACGCCGACACGTTCAAGCAGCTCGCGGGCACCTTCGACCTCATCGTCTCCACGGTCTCCGCGCCGCTCGACTTCGGCGCCTACCTCAGCCTCCTCAAGACCGGCGGCGCGCTCGTCAACGTCGGCGCGCCCGAGGAGCCCATCGCGCTCAACCTCTTCTCCCTCATCGGCGGCAACAAGACCCTCGCCGGTTCGATGATCGGCGGCATCGCCGAGACGCAGGAGATGCTGGACTTCTGCGCCGAGCACGGTCTGGGCGCCGAGATCGAGCTGATCTCCGCGTCGGAGATCAACGAGGCGTACGAGCGGGTGCTGAACAGCGACGTCCGGTACCGGTTCGTGATCGACACGGCCACGATCTGA
- a CDS encoding LAETG motif-containing sortase-dependent surface protein, which yields MSAARRPLLTATAAGTLLCALWFVPSAKASQEVPTADTAVSQGAQQARAVPLSAGEDSSGSDGTQLADTGSFDTTPYVVGGSVFLTLGAGFVLYSVRRERLDF from the coding sequence GTGTCTGCCGCTCGCCGTCCCCTGCTGACCGCCACCGCCGCGGGCACCCTCCTGTGCGCCCTGTGGTTCGTCCCGTCCGCCAAGGCGTCCCAGGAGGTGCCCACGGCTGACACCGCCGTCTCGCAGGGCGCCCAGCAGGCGCGCGCGGTGCCCCTGAGCGCGGGCGAGGACTCCTCCGGGTCCGACGGCACGCAGCTCGCCGACACTGGCAGTTTCGACACCACGCCGTACGTCGTCGGCGGGAGCGTTTTCCTCACTTTGGGTGCGGGATTCGTGCTTTATTCGGTTCGCCGGGAACGCCTCGATTTTTGA
- a CDS encoding serine hydrolase domain-containing protein, translating to MADIQGTYDDLFLAVPTLLARLLDEGDAGGSVAVFVDGEPVVDVWGGHVDGARSAPWQRDTITNVWSVTKTMTALSALLLIERGQLDPDAQVAHYWPEFTAKDVLVRHTLSHTAGLPDWTGPVGELYDWTAATERLAGLTPQWKPGTEAGYHSLTQGYLVGEVVRRITGQTVGEFFATEIAGPLDADFHIGLAPEHDHRVAASVPPQGETENYAASAPGAGNAEADGGSSATVDSTTPSGEPANAPTPTGAPSTGAASTGTNPADTPADPTPPATPGTPAPAPTPIRVRDGNSLPWRRSQIPAAGGYGNARSVALAQTRLTGRVLDLAREPQFAGEDSRLGMPVQYGLGYGLFGNTLGWGGWGGSLVVVDPDARMVVAYVTNQMREPAQDNRGLEIVGAAYEGVQGLTP from the coding sequence ATGGCTGACATCCAGGGCACCTACGACGACCTCTTCCTCGCCGTCCCCACCCTCCTCGCCCGCCTCCTCGACGAGGGCGACGCCGGAGGCTCCGTCGCGGTGTTCGTCGACGGGGAGCCGGTCGTCGACGTGTGGGGCGGCCACGTCGACGGCGCCCGCAGCGCCCCCTGGCAGCGGGACACGATCACGAACGTGTGGTCGGTGACGAAGACGATGACGGCGCTGTCGGCACTGCTTCTGATCGAGCGGGGACAACTCGACCCGGACGCTCAAGTCGCCCACTACTGGCCGGAGTTCACCGCCAAGGACGTCCTCGTCCGGCACACCCTCTCCCACACCGCCGGCCTCCCCGACTGGACCGGCCCGGTCGGCGAGCTGTACGACTGGACGGCCGCGACCGAACGCCTCGCGGGCCTGACCCCGCAGTGGAAGCCGGGCACGGAGGCGGGCTACCACTCCCTGACGCAGGGCTACTTGGTGGGCGAGGTCGTCCGCCGGATCACCGGCCAGACCGTCGGCGAGTTCTTCGCGACGGAGATCGCGGGCCCCCTGGACGCCGACTTCCACATCGGACTGGCGCCCGAGCACGACCACCGCGTAGCGGCGAGCGTGCCACCGCAGGGTGAGACGGAGAACTACGCGGCGAGCGCGCCGGGTGCGGGCAACGCGGAGGCGGACGGCGGTAGTTCGGCGACCGTCGACTCGACCACACCGTCCGGCGAACCGGCGAACGCCCCGACCCCGACCGGCGCGCCCTCGACCGGCGCGGCCTCGACCGGCACAAACCCTGCCGACACCCCGGCCGATCCAACCCCTCCGGCCACCCCCGGCACTCCCGCCCCCGCTCCCACCCCCATCCGAGTCCGCGACGGCAACTCCCTCCCCTGGCGCCGTTCCCAGATCCCCGCCGCCGGCGGCTACGGCAACGCCCGTTCCGTCGCCCTCGCGCAGACCCGCCTCACCGGCCGCGTCCTCGACCTGGCCCGCGAACCCCAATTCGCCGGTGAGGACAGCCGGTTGGGGATGCCGGTCCAATACGGCCTGGGATACGGCCTGTTCGGCAACACGCTGGGCTGGGGCGGCTGGGGCGGTTCCCTGGTCGTCGTCGACCCCGACGCCCGGATGGTCGTCGCGTACGTCACGAACCAGATGCGTGAACCGGCGCAGGACAACCGGGGGTTGGAGATCGTGGGGGCGGCATACGAGGGGGTGCAAGGGCTGACCCCCTGA
- a CDS encoding L,D-transpeptidase, producing MEKRVIANSKRRKGLRAASVLLGGVLVLSACSGGDDSASGSGSGDSSQAKADEAAAQKASVADIKITPADGSDNASINNSAAVTVSKGTLTAVTMTTSDGTAVKGELSADKLSWKPSDQLERSTTYKVAAEATDSEGRVAHENASFTTVSPANSFIGNFTPDSGSTVGVGMPVSINFNKAITNKAAVQKGITVTSSSGQEVVGHWFGANRIDFRPEQYWTENSTVTLKLALDGVEGAPGVVGVQQKTVTFKIGRNQVSYVDAKTKQMKVTQDGKTIRTIPISAGSPDNKTYEGTMVMSEKFKETRMNGATVGFTDSDGKGEYDIKDVPHAIRLTNSGTFIHGNYWGAKSIFGNTNTSHGCVGLSDTKGANDTGTAGYWFYTNSIVGDVVVVQNTGDKTVAPDNGLNGWNMNWADWKAGSAV from the coding sequence ATGGAGAAGCGAGTGATAGCGAACAGTAAGCGGCGCAAGGGTCTGCGGGCCGCGTCCGTACTGCTCGGGGGGGTCCTGGTGCTCTCCGCGTGTTCCGGTGGCGACGACAGCGCCTCGGGCAGCGGCAGCGGTGACTCCTCGCAGGCCAAGGCCGACGAGGCGGCGGCCCAGAAGGCGTCCGTGGCGGACATCAAGATCACGCCGGCGGACGGCTCCGACAACGCCTCCATCAACAACTCCGCGGCCGTCACCGTCAGCAAGGGCACGCTCACGGCCGTCACGATGACGACGTCCGACGGCACCGCGGTCAAGGGCGAGCTGTCCGCCGACAAGCTGAGCTGGAAGCCCAGCGACCAGCTGGAGCGCTCGACGACGTACAAGGTCGCCGCCGAGGCCACCGACTCCGAGGGTCGCGTCGCCCACGAGAACGCGTCGTTCACGACCGTCTCCCCGGCCAACAGCTTCATCGGGAACTTCACGCCGGACAGCGGCTCGACGGTCGGCGTGGGCATGCCGGTCTCGATCAACTTCAACAAGGCGATCACCAACAAGGCCGCCGTCCAGAAGGGCATCACGGTCACCTCCAGCAGCGGTCAGGAGGTCGTCGGGCACTGGTTCGGTGCCAACCGCATCGACTTCCGCCCCGAGCAGTACTGGACGGAGAACTCCACGGTCACGCTGAAGCTCGCGCTCGACGGCGTCGAGGGCGCGCCGGGTGTCGTCGGCGTCCAGCAGAAGACCGTCACCTTCAAGATCGGCCGCAACCAGGTCAGTTACGTCGACGCGAAGACCAAGCAGATGAAGGTCACACAGGACGGCAAGACCATCAGGACCATCCCGATCTCCGCCGGTTCGCCCGACAACAAGACGTACGAGGGCACGATGGTGATGTCGGAGAAGTTCAAGGAGACGCGCATGAACGGCGCGACCGTGGGCTTCACCGACTCCGACGGCAAGGGCGAGTACGACATCAAGGACGTCCCGCACGCCATCCGGCTGACCAACTCCGGGACGTTCATCCACGGCAACTACTGGGGCGCGAAGTCCATCTTCGGCAACACCAACACCAGCCACGGATGCGTGGGCCTCTCGGACACGAAGGGCGCCAACGACACGGGGACGGCCGGGTACTGGTTCTACACGAACTCGATCGTCGGGGACGTCGTGGTCGTGCAGAACACGGGTGACAAGACCGTCGCGCCGGACAACGGGCTCAACGGCTGGAACATGAACTGGGCCGACTGGAAGGCCGGTTCGGCTGTCTGA
- the msrA gene encoding peptide-methionine (S)-S-oxide reductase MsrA, translated as MVFGRRELRLPGRDEAPVGRAGLAYEVPERHAVLGTELQGPYPEGFGVAEFALGCFWGAERRFWQLPAGVWTTVVGFQGGFTPYPVDDEIRTGMTGHAETVRVVYDPARITYDDLLRTFWEGHDPTQGFRQGNDVGTHVRSLLFPRTPAETKTAEASRDAYQKCLTEAGYGAITTEIVPAEEYPFYPASSLHQQYLAHNPGGYCGLGGTGVLFRA; from the coding sequence GCTGGGTTGGCTTATGAAGTGCCGGAGCGGCACGCGGTGTTGGGGACGGAGTTGCAGGGGCCGTATCCCGAGGGGTTCGGGGTCGCCGAGTTCGCGTTGGGGTGTTTCTGGGGGGCCGAAAGGCGGTTCTGGCAGTTGCCCGCGGGCGTGTGGACCACCGTCGTCGGGTTTCAGGGCGGGTTCACGCCGTACCCGGTGGACGACGAGATCCGCACGGGCATGACCGGGCACGCGGAGACCGTGCGGGTGGTGTACGACCCGGCCCGGATCACGTACGACGACCTTCTGCGGACCTTCTGGGAAGGTCACGACCCCACCCAGGGGTTCCGGCAGGGCAACGACGTGGGCACGCACGTCCGTTCGCTGCTGTTCCCCCGAACTCCCGCCGAGACCAAGACCGCCGAGGCGTCCCGCGACGCCTACCAGAAGTGCCTCACGGAGGCGGGCTACGGCGCGATCACGACGGAGATCGTGCCGGCGGAGGAGTACCCGTTCTACCCGGCGAGTTCACTGCACCAGCAGTACCTGGCCCACAACCCGGGCGGATACTGCGGGCTGGGCGGCACAGGGGTGCTGTTCCGGGCGTGA